Below is a genomic region from Campylobacterota bacterium.
GGAGCATCCTCAGTTTTTGCCCCGCTGTCTCGGCCTTTGATGACAAAGCCACGTCGCTTGCCGGTGCCAGCCTCAACTTCAGAACCGATCAGCCAGTCTTCATCTTTTTCCATTTTTTGCTGTTTTTTGCCACGCTTTGACATGCCAAACTGCTGTTTCATCGTTTGCATTTCCATACCTTTGGTAAAGCTCATGTCTCCACCCTTGATAAAACCAAAGCGTTCCAAGTCAATCATATCCTGTTCTGACAGGCCAACTTTTTTCTGTGCGGCTTCAGCCTCTTTTTTAAATTCTTTTACCTGCTTTGTAAGATATTTTTCTGGATTGTCTCCAGATCCAGCCGGTATCTCAGGCTCACGCACCAGGCTGCCATCTTCTTTGAAAAGCGAAGGGTTACTTTCTTTGAGTGCGTCAAGCTCGGCCTCAAGGTTTTCTTTTTTGCTACCACTTGCTTGACTGATTTGAAATTCCAGCAGCTTGGCCTTGATTGGTACTTGCTGTTGATTGCTGGTTTCGACTAAGAGCTCAGATTTAAGATCAGCAATATCCATTCTAAGTTTATCAGCCTCTTCACGGTTGGCTGGTTTAAAGCGGCCGACTCCTGAGGTTAGCTCTTTAAGTTGTGCTTCTTTCGCTTGCAGTTTTGTTTTAGCCTCAGCTTCAGCTTCTGGTGTAAGTCGTGCTTGTTTTTCAGCCAGGTGCTTGCTGTCTTTTTGTAGGTACTCGTTTGATTCATATTTTTCACGATTTTCAACAAACTTTTTACGTACCTTTACTTTTGTTGCCTCTGGCACATTAGGGTCATCTTTAATTTTTTCATAGTTGAGTCGTGATACTTCAAAAGCGTCTTGCGGGCCAAGCTCTTCTTCTAGCTGTTTGAGTTTATTTTTATATTTTGCTTGCAGCGCTGCCTTCTCGCCTGGAGGTGCCTCGTCAATTTGTTTTTGTATACGCTGGATAAATGGACGTGCGCCAAGCTCAAATTCTTCAGTTTCTTTAATTTTTTTCTGAAGTTTGTCTTTGCGCTTTTCAAACTCTTTTGCCAGCTTGGGGTCGCCCAATTCTTTCATTTTGGCGTCCAACTCTTTAATCATGCCTTCCATTTCTTCAATTTTTTCTTCAGGCTTTTGCTCTTTTTTCAAACGCTTTTGTTTGAGGCGGAGCTTTGCCGTTTGCTTGACGCCGTCCTCAAGAATTTTTTGATTTTCTTCAAGTGATTTGATCATAGCTTGGTCTTCGTCTGATTGTGGTGTTTTGCGCTGCAGTGTTTTAAGCAGACTTGTTGTTTCTTCTAGCTGCTTATCAAGTGGTGCGTCAGGGTCAATTTTGGTTACGTATGTTGGACTGAGCTCAAGCTGGGCAATGCGCTTTCTGCTGGATTGAATTTTGAGTTGATCGTCAGCGGTTTTAGGATCTTTTGCTTCAAGCTCTTTGAGCGAGGTACGTGTTCTTTCAAGCTCTTGCTTGACTTGTTTGCCTGCGTCATCAATAAATTTGCTTTCATCAACGGTTTTGAGAAAGTCTGTCTCAGCCGCTTTTAAATCATCGTTTGCAAATTTAATTTGATCTGGAAGTGGCTGTTGTCGTCTGAGCGCTCTGACTTTGCGTTTGAGGCGGCGCAATTGCTTTTGCTCTGCTTTGGTAGGGTTGGGAGTTTTTTCAAGTTCTGCAAGCTTAGTTTGAGCTTGTGTGATGCGGTCTGTGACCGGTGTGAGTTCTTCGATAGCGGCATCACGCAGTTCTTGACGGCGTTTGAGTCGTCGAAGTTGCTTTTTGAGTTCACGTTTCTTTTTCAGACCAGATGGAGAGAAATCTTGCTTGAGATTGCCAAGTTCTTTTTCAGCGTTGAGAATGCTACTGTCAATTTCTGATTCTTTGACGAAGTTAACTTTGATGGCGTTTTCAATATTTTCAGCTTTTTTTGTGAGCTCCTTGCTACTGCTGTCTAACACTTCAGCTTTTTCTGTAGCCTTCTGAGCTTCTTCGAAATTGCCCTCTTCTTCTAGTTTTTTTGCTTTTGCTGCCTCTTGTGCGCTTTCCTCGGCAAGTTTATTTGCTTCAGTTCGGTGCCCTGTTGCTTCTTCAAGCTTTTCTTGAGTTTCTTTTATTTTTTTTACAGTTTTGTCTTCTTCAATTTGTTTAAGTTCTTCTCGGCGTTTTTTTAATTTTGCTTCCTCTTTTTCAAGCTCCTTTTGGCGGCTATCTTTCTTTTTTGATTTTTTTGCAAGTTTTCCCTCTTTGCCAGCAGCCTTAAGCGCTGTTTGTTGTTCTTCGAGTGTCTTTATTTCTGACTTGTAGGCTTCGACGGCCTCTTCTCCCTTCTCGATCCTTTTCTTTGTTTTTTCGCGTTTGCTGAGTGGGGCGTAGGCTTTAATTTCTTCTTTTAGACCTTTTTTAAGGCCTTTGACCGTGGGGGCCTCTGGTGTTTGTAGTTTCTGCATTTTTGCCAGGCCTTTTTGTGCACGGGTAGCTTCTGTTCTTCTGGTAGCTTTGTCTTTTCGAGCTGTTTTGTCTGCTGCGTTGACTGTGCTTGAGCTGAGCAGGGCCAGACCGGTTCCAAGAACCAGTAGTGCAAAAAAACGGCGATGGATGATGAAATGCTTCATCAGATCATCCTTTTTTGTTTTTAAGGGTATATTTTGACAGTCTTTGTGTAGTCTACGTTTACTTTTAGTTTAGTCCTAAATAATTCAAATAGGCAATAATTTAAGGGGGTGTTGGGGGATAGGTGCTTTGGTTCAACACTCGTCAGCCCGGCCACCGAGCCGGGATCTACATCAAAACCCAGGCAGTGCAGGGTCAACACACGCAGAGGGTGCGCTAATGCGCAATAATTTTGCAAGTGTTGGAGCAAGTTGCGTGGTAGAAACGGTTTGCATAATTTTACTGCCCGGTTTGCCCAGCCCATGGCCATACAAGCAAAGGGGGACGTGACGATCGTAGTCATACGGCGTACGATGGCCGGTGCCCGTGCTGTGCTTGCTTGGTAGGCAGTAGGGTGCTGGCATGCAAATCAAATCGCCGCTGCGATTGGGGTAAAGCTGGTTTTTGTAGAGCATGGTTTTGTCAAAGGCTGGGTTGTCGTGTTCGTCAAGGTCGGCATACGTCCAGGCGTTGGCAATGCCGGGTTGTTGCTTGAGGTGTTTTTTAAGTGTTTTTAAAATCTTTTTTTGTTCTTGTGCCTCAAGCGAATCAAATACTTTTTTGTTCAAATAAAACTGGTGAGTTTTGAAAAAACTAACGATTTCTTTAAGCCCATATTTTTGTTCGATCACGTCATTCATACCCTTAACCAGGTCTGGCGCCATAATGCGATGAGCCAGGTCAAGGCCCATGTCCTGTGAAACTTCAGGCAAGGGACCAACACCGTGATCGGCCGTCATGGCCATGACAACTGACTTTCGTCCAACACGTCGCTGTGCGTAACGCATTAAGTTGCCCAGCTGGCGGTCAAGCTGATAGATCATATCAAGTACCTCTGCACTGTGTGGTCCGTAGTCGTGGCCTAGCATGTCAAGGCTTGAAAGCGAAACCCATAGCAGAAGTTTTCCGTTGTTGTTTGTCTTGAGGTGTTGGTCTATGCACAGTTTTGCCAAGTCAATCAAAATTTGGTTTCCCTCTGGTGTTTTACACAGCAGTGAGGTGCCGGTGTTTTTATGAGGGCTGTCACCGTTTTTGCCGTTCTCTTCATAATCAGTATCTGCATTTGGATCAGCTGCTTTATGTGTTTTACGATGTTGTAATACTTCATCAAAAATAACTTTTCCCTGTCCGGCAATAGGCTGCGAAATAGCGCAGTAGTCATAGTTATGCAGGTGACTAAACTGGTATGCGTAGTGGGAGCGTGGATACCGCAAGATCCATTCAAAGTCGATACGATGTGCAAGGTTGATTGAAGTGTTGAATTGTTCAAGCCACGCTGGAAACAGTTCAAAATATGCCTTGCTACTGGTAAATCGGCTGCCAACAAAGTCCATCCAGATAGCCTTGCCTTTTGTGCCTGCCATGTTGATTGCGGCACGGTCTTTGAGAGAGAGGGCAATTGCTTGGTGCTGAACGTCATCGTTTGATGCCATAACAAGTTGGTCGGAGAGTGTGTCAGCCATTAGTTGACGTGCACTGCGGCATTTGTCGTAAAATGAAGAGACTGTTTTATAGACAGCAGCGCCATCATGTTCGTCATGGGCACATTTAATGTGTTTACCATCATCGCGTATCCAGCTGTTCAAAATTATGCCATGATTTTTTGGTAGTGTGCCGGTGGCTAGTGTTGCGTGTCCTGGCGCGGTTGAGGGTGCACCGTAATCAAAAAAAGCACGTTCATAGTTAATGCCTTTGTTACGCATGAGCTTGATGCCGTCATTAAAAAAATGCTCAAGCTTATCAATATAATGGTAGGCGAGTTGGTCAACAACAATAACCATAACAACGCGCGGCTCAGGCAGGCCGGCAACTAACTTGCAGCATAAAAGTGCAAAGAGGAGCGCACAAATGTGTAAGATTTTTTTTATCATTGCCAAAGCTCCGGTAAAGGCGAATAGGTACTGGCTGACGGTGTGCTGATGTGCATCAACTTTGCAAGTGTGACGGGTAGCTGCGGTGACCAGACCTTTTCGTTGACGGTTTTGTTTTCATATTTACCTTTTTGATACACAACGATTGGAACTTGTGTGTCGTAGCGGTAGGGTGAAAGGTGTGCGGTGCCGGTCGGGTAATTGGTGAGCTGACAGTACGGTTGTGGTTGACAGATAATATCACCCATACGATCTTTGTACATTTGTGTTTGGTAAAAACGTTCAGCCTGGTGTTGTTTACAATGTCTGTCTGCAAGTTCGTCCTTTGTCCAAACGCGTTTGATCCCTTCCATTTCGCCTAGTTTGGCTTTAAGTTCGTTTAACAGTTTTTCTTGATCTTGTTTGGTTAGGGCAATAAAGGCATCATCATCTAAGCGAAAGTAGGTTGGTTCAAAACCAACGACAATGTCTTTGATGCCCATGATGTATTCAATATGTTCATT
It encodes:
- a CDS encoding alkaline phosphatase family protein, with translation MIKKILHICALLFALLCCKLVAGLPEPRVVMVIVVDQLAYHYIDKLEHFFNDGIKLMRNKGINYERAFFDYGAPSTAPGHATLATGTLPKNHGIILNSWIRDDGKHIKCAHDEHDGAAVYKTVSSFYDKCRSARQLMADTLSDQLVMASNDDVQHQAIALSLKDRAAINMAGTKGKAIWMDFVGSRFTSSKAYFELFPAWLEQFNTSINLAHRIDFEWILRYPRSHYAYQFSHLHNYDYCAISQPIAGQGKVIFDEVLQHRKTHKAADPNADTDYEENGKNGDSPHKNTGTSLLCKTPEGNQILIDLAKLCIDQHLKTNNNGKLLLWVSLSSLDMLGHDYGPHSAEVLDMIYQLDRQLGNLMRYAQRRVGRKSVVMAMTADHGVGPLPEVSQDMGLDLAHRIMAPDLVKGMNDVIEQKYGLKEIVSFFKTHQFYLNKKVFDSLEAQEQKKILKTLKKHLKQQPGIANAWTYADLDEHDNPAFDKTMLYKNQLYPNRSGDLICMPAPYCLPSKHSTGTGHRTPYDYDRHVPLCLYGHGLGKPGSKIMQTVSTTQLAPTLAKLLRISAPSACVDPALPGF